The Anolis carolinensis isolate JA03-04 chromosome 2, rAnoCar3.1.pri, whole genome shotgun sequence genome contains the following window.
acccagccttcaagtcatcactcctgctgcacaagggtttaacccactgcgccatcgagGGCTCCATGGTATAGTGTTGACATCACAAGAGAAGAACAGATTGCACGgactttgaaataaaaaaaattgaaaaactgTCAAGGAGAATTTTGGGAAACAAGTTCTGAAACAGAGTTAATAATTTTTCTCATATAGCAAAAGAGAGAAGATAACAATACTTTTGGGATTTGAAGACTGACTTCGATTATTTGCTTTTCTCAGCAGACATTCAAGCTGTAGTTAAGTAGTAATAAGAAGCTTACTGGAGTCACTACAGTTATATGCCTTTGTCTGGTTGAACAGTAAAGACAATTTTCATTTGTTTAGATTTATGTTGGAGGGATTGGAAGGAGAGATAAAATAGGGATTTTTGTGTGTGGGGTTTTGACATTTTTCTACTtttgtgtttcttcttctttttccttcaataaaacttcttttaaaaaatcttttttcaaatgactttctcccccctccccactcccTTCCTATTTTGCATATGCTTTTAAAGAATCTTGGGGCCCAGAGAGTTCCATCAATAGACAATGTTAGATTAAAAGAAGAACAGTCCACTTTCTGTGTTTCTTTGCTTCAGAAGGTGCCTCTGGAAACATTTCTGCAGCCTTTTCACCTTTCGAAAGAGTGAAGGACAGACATATTAGCATGGCTGTGCAGAGGCATCAACAACAATAGTGGCAACAAATGACTGCTTAGAAAAAAGCCCATTGTGCATATTATTGCCTCTTTCATTCTGGAGTTCACTGGAGAAATTATCTGGGTCTCTTGGCACTGAGAATGCAAATTTTCCTTAAAAGAATTgctcagatttttaaaaggaagcacATCAGTCAAAAGCAAAATGTAATAAACTCAGAAAATCTTCATGAGGAATTTTGCATTCATCTTGTTTAATGAAGTAAATCAGAAGCAAAGAccttccagttctgatttttttaaaaataaaatagaactgCATTACGGCACAGTGACCTTTCCGTGGTTTCATTGCAAACACTCACAAAAGAAGCATCTTTCTTCCCTTCCAGCATTAATCACACAAGTCCCACTGTGTCACCTGtcttaattaaaaagaaaaatacagactCCACCATGAGCCTTTGGATAATAACAGTACATTGAGGGCTGTCGAAGAGAAACGAAAATGCTcagcacatttcaggaaaggaagaTGATAAAATAAATCTTATTTTGCCACTGGCAAAAATAGAAGAAAGATTTAGGTGGAAAAGCCTAGAAAAGTAATAATTGAACAACTTATCTTTTTACTGGATGTTGCTGAATTTTTCCCCTACACTAACCCCTCGTAGATATTATGCATGTTCTTTTAAGGAGGCTTAGGGGAGGCATGGCTGCTACAGTGAATGTGGCAGCCTCTCCAAGGACATTAAATGAACAATGTGGGGAAAGGAGGCTCTGAAACACCAGCTAAAGGCTAACAGAAGGAGGAGATGAATCTTCCTCCCAGCCCATTCAAATTATTCATAGTTTTCAAGTACATTTCTAAAGCTCATCTTCTTAATCTAAGaggttttctctttttctcaaccCTCCCACCAATTTTAATTGACCTCAGCTTCTCTTTTCTGCATGAAATATCAAAGGGTGGATCTCTTTTTCTAATTTTGATTGGCTGAAAAGACTATTATATTCCCTATCTAAATTTTGACTCTGTGTATTTTATATTCTATAGATTTATTCTCCCTGGCTGCCTAAGGATTGagtaaaaagatttttaaagccCTGATTTTGTTCTTattctttcttattttattttggataTCCATACACAATCAGAGActttttataccagttttccaggttggtttattttttttaaaaaatgaaagattgGGAGTTCATCTTCTTCCCCTGTCAtttgctctctgtctctctctctctcacacacacacacacacacaaatatgatattcagaaaaataatatgatatatgcatTATTAGACTTAGATGCTGTCGTTGGAGCAGAAGCCAAAAACAAGGTGTGCTGCAACTCTCGACCTCATCAGATGTGGCTTACTTTAGCAGGATATGCCCTAGTTGATGCATGGAGCTGGCCAGCTCCCCTCTCATGATGCAGAGGTTCTGTGGGTAAATTGAAATAGAGCTGGCATATGCTGCCACCGGAACACAGGAgtagaaaacagaaatgtgagtagataaataggcaccgcTTTAAGTGGGAAGGTATTAAAAAGTGCCCATAAGGACATGCTATCAGTTCGATCTGGAGGACTAATGACGACAGCTCTTTGGCATGAAAGATGGAGCAGcagctccctcccccccccccccccccggcagtaGCTGGagctgagcacagcctccagatgctggaaatggaaaagatgggaaaggtgtttacctctgtttatgtattgtctgtctttgttaattgtataatagcattgaatgtttgccttatatgtgttctgtaatctgccctgagtccccttatggagatagagcagaatataactaaagtatattattactttattattattattattattattattattattattattattattattattaattattgaggcttcccatgttgcacagGTAGCAATGGGGGGAAGTCATATGGTTGACGCCCGGTGATGCAGgatgtggggtgatgggttccccatgctccCCGATGGCAGTCACCAGATTTTTCACAATCCATGGCAATTCCGGCGATGCATGTGAAGAGGTCGTAagtgagtgggattacactggatcagtttcaattgatgAGGACTGCTGATGTGAACCAACTGCTGGGACAAGTTAGGATAACCTGCTTTCTGATCCCtgcccctcttggctggtcatccagggagGAGATTTAATTAAAtttcaaatataataaattatcaaTACATCTCTCAAGGAAGGGAATTTTCcaccctgtttaaaagaagctgtTTTTCAACTACTGTTGAAAAAACCCTCCCTTGATCCCCTGAACAtaaataactacagaccagtctctaaccttccttttttgagcAAAgtaattgagaaggcagttgcacTCCAACTTCAAAACTGCCTGAATTTTGGATGACATACAttaccttgacccatttcaaaccggcTTCAGAGGAAGttatggagttgagactgctatggttgccttagtgcagtggttctcaatctgtgggttcccaagtgttttggcctacaattcccagaaatcccagccaaatcccaatttctgggaattgaaggccaaaacacctggggacccacagactgggaaccactgccttagtggatgatctccattcCTAACAACTGGCCTAAATGGCTTTGGTAATATCAGCTAGAGGAGATTCATTAAATCAATTGTTGAACAGACAGCAGATTTATAAATTCAATTTATTAAATACGGCTCCTCTAACTGTGACTACTAGTAGCATTCAGGTCTGATCATTTCGCTTGAAAGCTTTAGTGTTTCAAAATAAAACTACTTCAAATAACATCATCTCACATGATTAAGACCTGCCCAAAAAAGCATGAAAAATAGCATGCAAGCTTTgaaagcttcactggcttcttcattagTCAAAAGTGTTAGAGGAATTTTTACAGCATCTATAGCATTGTATAAGGTATTTCCTGGAACTCCTGCTTAATGCTTTATCACATCATCCTGTTGTGTCTCAGCAATCACATTCTTTAAGCACACAGTTATTCCACAATTTCAAATTTTCGATGCTAAAATGGAGGGCATTGCCTTGATTGTGTGATGTTACCCCTTCCCATGGTACAGCAACTGAGCAATTgtgggaaaatattttttaaaaatgtttttttaaatgcttctggtggcaaagtgtgttaaagcgctgagctgttgaacttgcggaccaaaaggttccaggttcaaatcccaggagcggaatgagcgcccgctgttagccccagctcctgccaacctagcagttcgaaaacatgcaaatgtgagtagatcaataggtactgctccagcaggaaggtaacggcgctccatgcagtcatgccagccacatgaccttggaagtgtctatggacaacgccggctcttcggcttagaaatggagatgagcaccaacccccagagttggtcacgactggacttaacgtcaggggaaacctttacctttactactattttttaaaaacaaaaacaagggaaTGGAGTAAAAAGCATGTTGTTCCTACACAATGATGTTTTCTTTGGCTGAACACCAGAAGTGGAATGGTACTATtatctgtcagaaccctgctactagagcctggatgtggctctgagtttcagggtcactgacattgataagacacctgcgtcccaggactcggaggagaaacggctgatggacttggcggggaatttgcgcggggttttactgagcgggaagagactgttcaaatgagggggagggtatataaaggagggttggccggagcctcccattcttggcttttctgatgttcatgtttcctacagtaaaagttcctggtgataccacaaagagtctcgtgtgttcattcaggagcggctgtggtgagctgacactaagccaagaatacggacaccatcccgctgtagcggtgaggtgtaacatgcaagtggaggatgaagagctcttgggcgccggaggaggaaggtcggaaagggccactcccgagacggacgctgagttccaccagctggcggccctggcgtcatccaccgcttatgcccagccaaatggggtaacccagaggcgcggagtggtgcggggagatagcaccggaggagaggaaggttcaccttccccaggcccgcaaaagatggtgtttctggaggagaggatgtcggcgatggagaccaccctggcagtgatgtcgagggcgatggagcgcctggcggttttggcggagccggagcgaggaagggaactccgggctagctcaatgtgggacgtgagcatgggaagcagccagggctttgcagacctcccagcaccgaagggaagggaaatgcgaaaggagcccggtgcccggcccaagatccaaacgagcctgacgcgggtggaggagagtgacgacgaaggggaaaagcctccgagaatcccggctacgctcccaactgagaccctggtgcccctggcgaatgccgggcgtggcacaggacaaagggaagcagcagcggggcccactggcccgcaagggggcttgcgacgggcggaggattggggattgccaccacagggacccctaccgagacgagaggaactaaggatcgagtttgggggagagtcctctgaactggattttttcctgaccacggtgaggggctatatggaggacaatgcccacacttttagaacggaatccagccgggtacgggccattggtgcagtgttgaagaggggagcggccagctggtacgttcaactacacgcgcggcgcgacccatgtctggggtcactccgacgctttatgggggccctggagacccgtttccgagatccactggagcagatccgggcgagggaggagttgaagaccgtctcccaggggcagaggtcggtatctgagtatgaggaggagttccaatgcctcgctgaaaaggtgccggaatggtctgcagtgacaaagatagaactcttcaaagaggggctcaggcgggagatcctctcctgggcggtgcatcgtgatgagcctgacacgctgcgcggatggattcagctggcggggcgcatcgaaacatcgctggcccaggcgaggaggcaccgaggagggctacagcagcggccgcagatgaaagaggggagccggaaggagggatcaaccccagccgggaggagaacggagccgacagggaacgtgagcaccagcaggaggggctgcttcgtgtgcggccgtttgggccacagggctgccgagtgctggcagagaaaaggggaaggcggaggcccgcccaaaccaagagccgtggcagggaaacgcgccgaggaagaaccaccgatgaggcaccactcgggggggttggtaagtcaggacaaagccatgatagtggtccccattcagctggaaagtggcagcaaacaagcaacctgcaaagcatttgtggattgtggatgttccaggaacatcatctcccctgaattagccgagggattgggatgcgaaagaacgaacctagaatccccaatagctttttcgcagttggacggatccacagcatcgggatcattagctaagtacagtgccgaagatgtaaagtgtaagatagggagttgggaaggaaaggtgtcatttgtgatatcacaaatagccagctataatgttatactaggcatgccatggctggggcaggccaacccgcaaatcaactgggaggataagagcatgattttcaggatgaagttggaaggagggagccaggaagtggaaagggagccggggaaaaggggggaggaagactctatcaggatagcagaactggcagataaattacccccagagtatcgggattttgtggacgtatttgatgagaaggaagcagacagtttcccaccgaagcggagagttgaagtgaagatagagctagtcccaggagcagagcttcctaaggcaaaaatatacccaatgtcggctagggaaaaggaggaactgagaaaatacattgataaaaacctagcgaggggtttcatagagccttcaaattcccctctaggggcgcctgtgttgttcaggcgcaaaaaggaccaaacgctgaggctctgcattgactacaggggcctgaatgcaatcagttctggaaataaataccccctacctttagtgaaggacttgatcgcccagttatcggagggacagatattcactaaattggacttaattgaagcgtaccataaattgcagattaaaccagaggacaggtggaagacggccttctcctgtgcattcggattattcaattatcgtgtgctccctttcggtttgtgcggcggaggcgccgcgttcatgcaattaatcaacgaagtgttgcatccattgttgtacaagggagtctttgtttttttagatgacatattgttagtatctcggactaaggagcaacacatagaactagtcagggaagtcctgcaaaagttgagagaagcaaaactgtatgcgaagcttgccaagtgcgagttcaataaagaccagatagactttctggggtataggatttcctcccagggagtggcgatggaccctgcgaaggtagaagacgtgagggggtgggaagcccccaaaacacggaagcagctgcaatccttcctagggttcgcaaacttctatagaacatttatcaaggactttgcgcgcctcactttgccattaacggatttgttaaagactaaaggcaggggagaaacagccaaagtgaaggccccaggggccaaactgacctggacaatagaatgccaggaagctttcgaagcccttaaaaagcgttttactgaggagcctgtcctacagcaccctgatatgtctaaagcctttgtattacattgcgatgcgtcagaccgggcatatggggcagttctgctacagaaagacgagggggggaacctgaagccatgtggctatctgtcaaaaaagtttagcgatacagaaaaaaactggccgatttgggagagagaagccttagcgattctaaaagcactagagtgctggagacacttcctggaaggaagtggaacaccgtttgaggtgtggactgaccatagaaatttacagtatctaagatcccctcgtaaactatcagcgaagcaaattagatgggcccaatatttcagccgttttgatttcagactcagattcttccaggggaaacataatatactcgctgacgctctctctcggatgcctcagcacgggggaggaattcaggaatctgaagggagtatttttcttgataagcaatggggcctggcagtactaactcgagcacaagcggccaaagaaaacaaacgtactgccatttccacggggggaggagaaatatgggaggaagagttgaagcgagcgtatggaatggacaaatggttacaaacaaacaaagaaaagggagaattgtgtggggatttggtgtttgtaaataagaaattgtatattcctgaatgtttaagac
Protein-coding sequences here:
- the LOC134296697 gene encoding uncharacterized protein LOC134296697 — protein: MFMFPTVKVPGDTTKSLVCSFRSGCGELTLSQEYGHHPAVAVRCNMQVEDEELLGAGGGRSERATPETDAEFHQLAALASSTAYAQPNGVTQRRGVVRGDSTGGEEGSPSPGPQKMVFLEERMSAMETTLAVMSRAMERLAVLAEPERGRELRASSMWDVSMGSSQGFADLPAPKGREMRKEPGARPKIQTSLTRVEESDDEGEKPPRIPATLPTETLVPLANAGRGTGQREAAAGPTGPQGGLRRAEDWGLPPQGPLPRREELRIEFGGESSELDFFLTTVRGYMEDNAHTFRTESSRVRAIGAVLKRGAASWYVQLHARRDPCLGSLRRFMGALETRFRDPLEQIRAREELKTVSQGQRSVSEYEEEFQCLAEKVPEWSAVTKIELFKEGLRREILSWAVHRDEPDTLRGWIQLAGRIETSLAQARRHRGGLQQRPQMKEGSRKEGSTPAGRRTEPTGNVSTSRRGCFVCGRLGHRAAECWQRKGEGGGPPKPRAVAGKRAEEEPPMRHHSGGLDEGEEDAMSEPCY